A genome region from Pristiophorus japonicus isolate sPriJap1 unplaced genomic scaffold, sPriJap1.hap1 HAP1_SCAFFOLD_118, whole genome shotgun sequence includes the following:
- the LOC139242039 gene encoding mitogen-activated protein kinase 7-like: MCLRETGNDAMAEDGAEEERAKLEAARSRAATAKNLAFLKARSMDVTFDVGDDYEIIETIGTGAYGVVSSARQRQTGGHGENGGIAFQPSTWSWI, from the exons ATGTGTCTGCGGGAGACGG gAAACGACGCCATGGCAGAAGATGGAGCGGAGGAGGAACGGGCCAAGCTGGAAGCTGCCCGCAGTCGAGCTGCCACGGCCAAAAACCTGGCTTTCCTGAAGGCCCGCTCGATGGACGTGACCTTCGACGTGGGCGACGACTACGAGATCATCGAGACCATCGGCACCGGGGCCTACGGGGTGGTGTCCTCCGCCCGCCAGAGGCAGACAGGTGGGCACGGGGAGAACGGGGGCATCGCCTTCCAACCCT